A window from Festucalex cinctus isolate MCC-2025b chromosome 4, RoL_Fcin_1.0, whole genome shotgun sequence encodes these proteins:
- the LOC144018110 gene encoding protein C19orf12 homolog, with amino-acid sequence MFKVQESNNNTKLLFLQHQNRNHLISTIYSSTPNRKSITRVRQESNNRTKLFFLFLQHLNRVSKMASRVDDIMRLCCDISAHEQIKVAVKGSAKGALMAGGGAFVGGLVGGPPGLAVGGVVGSLLAGWLSSGHFRPLTQILAELPPAQRNQLYEDVSAVLSGLNWTDAAQLVAMVTGNATLQQQVLAALLNYVTKELRAEVRYRD; translated from the exons ATGTTTAAGGTCCAAGAGTCCAACAACAATACCAAACTTTTATTCCTACAACACCAGAACCG GAACCATCTTATCTCGACTATTTACTCTTCGACCCCAAACCGGAAGTCGATAACAAGAGTCAGACAAGAGTCCAACAACAggaccaaacttttttttttattcctacaACACCTGAATCG CGTTAGTAAGATGGCGTCCAGGGTGGACGACATCATGCGACTGTGCTGCGACATCTCGGCTCACGAGCAAATCAAGGTGGCGGTCAAAGGCTCGGCCAAGGGAGCGTTGATGGCGGGGGGCGGCGCCTTTGTGGGAGGCCTGGTGGGCGGACCGCCCGGCCTCGCTGTTG GCGGCGTGGTGGGCAGCCTGCTCGCAGGCTGGCTATCGAGCGGCCACTTCCGCCCGCTGACGCAGATCCTGGCCGAACTTCCGCCGGCGCAGCGCAACCAACTGTACGAGGACGTGAGCGCCGTCCTGTCCGGCTTGAACTGGACGGACGCGGCGCAGCTGGTCGCCATGGTGACGGGCAACGCCACCTTGCAGCAGCAGGTGCTGGCCGCGCTGCTCAACTACGTCACCAAGGAGCTGCGAGCTGAGGTGCGCTACAGGGACTGA
- the LOC144018111 gene encoding uncharacterized protein LOC144018111 — protein MIGKFLSQLLGGGGGGESEDRGDELLEFEEGGWVIVNLPEAGPLLSPGGSAPLENLLLEHPSMSVYQMRHAADHENDEEEEEEESSSEDEENRFSRPAASSLSLRRGRVSWRLAAWGVPLPLDALSLASGRGAVAAAAAERKKLSRGALLRQNLSTVKLRERRVFAHVKQPGPRPYNY, from the exons ATGATAGGCAAGTTCCTTTCTCAGCTgctcggcggcggcggtggcggcgaaAGCGAAGACAGAGGAGATGAACTGCTGGAGTTTGAAGAGGGAGGTTGGGTCATCGTCAATCTGCCAG aGGCGGGGCCCCTTTTGTCCCCTGGTGGGTCCGCACCGCTGGAGAACCTCCTGCTGGAGCACCCCAGCATGTCCGTCTACCAGATGAGACACGCAGCTGACCACGAAaacgatgaagaagaagaagaagaagaaagctccAGCGAAGACGAGGAAAACCGTTTTTCCAG GCCCGCCGCGTCGTCCTTGTCGTTACGTCGCGGTCGCGTGTCGTGGCGCCTGGCGGCGTGGGGCGTCCCCCTTCCGCTCGATGCCCTCTCGCTGGCGTCCGGCAGGGGCGCTGTGGCGGCAGCGGCGGCCGAGCGGAAGAAGCTGAGCCGCGGCGCCCTCCTCAGGCAAAACCTGAGCACGGTCAAGCTGCGCGAGCGCCGCGTCTTCGCGCACGTCAAGCAGCCCGGCCCGCGGCCGTACAACTACTGA